A DNA window from Arachis hypogaea cultivar Tifrunner chromosome 18, arahy.Tifrunner.gnm2.J5K5, whole genome shotgun sequence contains the following coding sequences:
- the LOC112770900 gene encoding probable magnesium transporter NIPA6 has product MYSSNLTGFVLALVSSAFIGSSFIIKKKGLQRARANGPRASVGGYGYLLQPLWWLGMITMIVGEIANFVAYIYAPAVLVTPLGALSIIVSAVLAHFMLKEKLQRMGMLGCLMCIVGSTVIVLHAPQEKSLTSVQEIWLLAVQPAFLLYTASAMAVTLFLILYCVPRYGQTNILVYIGICSVIGSLTVMSVKAIGIAIKLTLEGANQLVYYQTWIFLMVAVSCIITQLNYLNMALDTFNTAVVSPIYYALFTSFTILASAIMFKDYSGQSISSIASELCGFITVLSGTVVLHSTREPDPPVSTDLYSPLSPKVTWYIQGNGESWKQKEEDGAAPFNLITVVRQDHFT; this is encoded by the exons ATGTACTCCAGCAATTTGACTGGGTTCGTGTTGGCGTTGGTTTCTAGCGCCTTCATCGGTTCCAGTTTCATCATCAAGAAAAAGGGCCTTCAACGCGCACGCGCCAATGGCCCTCGTGCCA GTGTTGGAGGCTATGGTTATCTGCTTCAGCCTCTCTGGTGGCTCGGAATGATTACTA TGATtgttggagagattgctaatttcGTAGCATACATCTATGCCCCAGCTGTTCTTGTTACTCCTCTTGGTGCTTTGAGTATTATAGTTAG TGCTGTGTTGGCACATTTCATGCTTAAGGAGAAGCTGCAGAGAATGGGCATGCTGGGGTGTCTTATGTGCATAGTGGGATCGACTGTTATTGTACTCCATGCGCCTCAAGAGAAGTCTCTTACTTCTGTTCAAGAAATTTGGCTATTGGCTGTTCAACCAG CATTCCTCTTGTACACTGCCTCTGCTATGGCTGTAACATTATTCTTGATCTTGTATTGTGTTCCGCGCTATGGCCAAACTAATATTCTCGTTTATATTGGAATATGCTCTGTCATTGGATCCTTGACT gTCATGAGTGTTAAAGCAATCGGAATTGCTATAAAACTTACATTAGAAGGTGCAAATCAGCTTGTCTACTATCAGACATGGATCTTTCTTATGGTCGCTGTTTCCTGCATCATTACTCAATTAAATTATCTTAACATG GCGTTGGATACATTTAACACTGCAGTTGTGTCTCCAATCTATTATGCCTTGTTCACATCTTTTACAATATTAGCTAGTGCAATCATGTTTAAG gactatTCTGGTCAAAGTATAAGCAGCATTGCGTCAGAGCTATGTGGTTTCATCACTGTGTTATCTGGCACAGTAGTATTGCATAGTACAAGAGAGCCAGATCCTCCAGTCTCTACAG ATTTGTATAGTCCGTTGTCCCCGAAAGTAACATGGTATATCCAAGGCAATGGTGAGTCTTGGAAACAGAAGGAAGAAGACGGGGCAGCACCTTTTAACTTAATTACAGTTGTACGGCAAGATCATTTCACGTGA